One genomic segment of Thermovibrio guaymasensis includes these proteins:
- the serS gene encoding serine--tRNA ligase: MIDIKLLRREPERIKELLARRDKVYAEMVDELLTVDRERRELLTEIEGLQAKRNKLSKEIGTLFKEGKREEALSIKAEVEEISERVKRLERELKEVEERFNRLILSIPNPPHPSVPVGEDEEDNVVVRVWGEKPKFDFEPLPHWEIAEKLGILDFKRATKLAGSRFVVYKKWGAKLERALINFMLDLHTTEHGYEEIIPPFLVNTKTMTGTGQLPKFEEDLYKIENEDLWLIPTAEVPLTNLHADEIIPEKELPKYYTAYTPCFRREAGAHGRDVRGIMRLHQFNKVELVKIVHPEKSYEELEKLVREAEKVLQLLGLHYRVVELCTGDLGFSAAKTYDIEVWIPSQNRYREISSCSNCEDFQARRARIRFRDKNGKTRLVHTLNGSGLAVGRTVIAILEQYQQKDGTVVVPEVLRDYLKVDILN; this comes from the coding sequence GTGATTGATATAAAGCTTCTTAGAAGGGAACCAGAAAGGATAAAGGAGCTCCTAGCCCGCCGCGATAAGGTTTACGCCGAAATGGTGGATGAACTGCTAACTGTTGACAGGGAAAGGAGGGAGCTCTTAACTGAGATAGAAGGTCTTCAGGCAAAGAGGAATAAGCTCTCAAAGGAGATTGGAACTCTCTTTAAAGAGGGAAAGAGAGAAGAAGCCCTTTCAATAAAGGCAGAAGTTGAGGAGATATCAGAGAGAGTTAAAAGGCTTGAAAGGGAACTAAAAGAGGTTGAGGAAAGATTCAACCGCCTAATTCTTTCAATTCCCAACCCTCCACACCCTTCGGTTCCAGTCGGAGAAGATGAAGAGGACAACGTAGTAGTAAGGGTTTGGGGAGAGAAGCCGAAGTTTGACTTTGAACCGCTACCCCACTGGGAGATAGCAGAAAAACTGGGGATTCTTGATTTTAAGAGAGCTACAAAACTCGCCGGTTCAAGGTTCGTAGTCTACAAAAAGTGGGGAGCGAAATTAGAGAGAGCCCTCATAAACTTCATGCTTGACCTCCATACAACTGAACACGGATACGAAGAGATAATTCCTCCATTTCTAGTTAACACAAAGACTATGACAGGAACGGGACAGCTTCCAAAGTTTGAAGAGGACCTATATAAAATTGAAAATGAAGACCTTTGGCTAATTCCAACTGCAGAAGTTCCACTTACAAACCTCCACGCTGATGAGATTATCCCTGAGAAAGAGCTCCCCAAGTACTACACCGCATACACCCCTTGCTTTAGAAGGGAAGCAGGAGCCCACGGAAGGGATGTAAGGGGGATAATGAGGCTTCACCAGTTTAACAAAGTTGAACTGGTAAAAATTGTCCATCCCGAAAAGTCCTACGAAGAACTTGAGAAGCTTGTAAGGGAAGCGGAAAAGGTCCTCCAGCTCCTCGGCCTCCACTATAGAGTAGTGGAGCTGTGCACCGGAGACCTTGGATTTTCAGCCGCAAAAACCTACGACATAGAGGTCTGGATACCATCTCAAAACAGGTACAGGGAAATCTCTTCCTGTTCAAACTGTGAAGACTTCCAGGCAAGGAGGGCAAGAATACGCTTTAGAGATAAGAACGGTAAAACCCGTTTAGTGCATACCCTCAACGGCTCAGGACTGGCCGTTGGTAGAACGGTAATAGCAATACTTGAGCAGTACCAGCAGAAGGATGGTACTGTAGTAGTACCGGAAGTTCTGAGAGATTATCTAAAGGTAGACATTCTTAACTAA